One segment of Variovorax sp. PAMC28562 DNA contains the following:
- a CDS encoding ABC transporter permease, whose protein sequence is MSAIPHTLPISREREFAISWTDAGPFLALAALLVIGYLINPDFLSATNLGNVVARSAFIAIIAVGATFVISSGGLDLSVGSMAAFITGVMIMCMNGLASSYGGWAIPAGMAVALLVGLVCGLVNGLIVTVGKIEAFIATLGTMGIFRALITYLSDGGTIPIDRSLRDIYRPVYFGTVAGVPIPILVALAVAAVGAFILYKTKYGRRCAAVGANEEVARYSGISVIKTRAIAYMIQGACVAVAAMCYVPRLGAATPTTGLLWELQVITAVVIGGTVLRGGTGRIWGTLAGAVVLELIANLMVLSDLVSEYLVGAVQGAIIIIAMLIQRFSKSK, encoded by the coding sequence ATGAGTGCCATTCCGCACACCCTCCCGATTTCACGTGAACGGGAGTTCGCAATCAGCTGGACCGATGCTGGACCATTTCTCGCACTCGCAGCATTGCTGGTCATTGGTTACCTGATCAATCCTGATTTCCTTTCTGCGACCAACCTCGGCAACGTGGTCGCACGCAGCGCCTTCATCGCCATCATCGCGGTGGGTGCGACTTTCGTGATCTCTTCGGGGGGGCTGGATCTGTCGGTCGGTTCGATGGCCGCGTTCATCACCGGCGTCATGATCATGTGCATGAACGGCCTGGCCTCGAGCTACGGCGGCTGGGCCATTCCGGCCGGAATGGCAGTCGCACTGCTGGTCGGCCTGGTCTGCGGCCTTGTGAATGGACTGATCGTCACCGTTGGCAAGATCGAGGCCTTCATCGCAACGCTGGGCACCATGGGTATCTTTCGCGCCCTGATCACCTATCTGTCGGATGGCGGCACCATTCCGATCGATCGTTCGCTGCGCGACATCTATCGCCCCGTCTACTTCGGCACGGTCGCCGGTGTGCCAATCCCGATCCTGGTCGCTCTCGCGGTCGCGGCTGTCGGCGCGTTCATCCTCTACAAGACCAAATATGGCCGGCGCTGTGCTGCCGTGGGCGCCAACGAAGAAGTTGCTCGCTACTCCGGCATATCGGTGATCAAAACGCGCGCCATCGCCTACATGATTCAGGGTGCCTGCGTGGCGGTCGCGGCCATGTGCTATGTGCCCAGACTGGGCGCGGCAACGCCGACCACTGGTCTTTTGTGGGAACTCCAAGTGATCACCGCAGTGGTCATCGGCGGCACGGTGCTGCGCGGCGGCACGGGCCGCATCTGGGGCACCCTGGCGGGTGCCGTCGTGCTCGAGCTCATTGCCAACCTGATGGTGCTGTCGGATCTGGTCTCCGAATACTTGGTTGGCGCGGTGCAGGGCGCCATCATCATCATTGCGATGCTGATCCAGCGGTTCTCCAAATCGAAATAG
- a CDS encoding substrate-binding domain-containing protein translates to MFKTKWIAGLALGALLAASGAHAQKKTVAVSIPAADHGWTAGVVYHAQAAAKEINKAFPGIEVIVKTSPSASAQVSALEDLSAGRNLAALVILPFSSEELSGPVKSVKSKGAFVTVVDRGLNDPSIQDLYVAGDNIAVGRNTAKFLVDKLGGKGNLVVLRGIPTVIDEERIKGFQDTIKGTELKVLDIQYANWNSDQAFKLMQDYLAKYPKIDAVWANDDDMLLGVLEAIKQSGRKEIKYALGGNGMKEIIKKVMDGDAVTPVETPYPPSMIKTAIYLTVANLAAQAPVRGAVKLDAPLITKQNAKEYYFPDSPF, encoded by the coding sequence ATGTTCAAGACAAAGTGGATCGCAGGACTGGCGCTCGGAGCGCTGCTGGCCGCCAGTGGGGCGCACGCGCAGAAAAAGACAGTGGCAGTGTCGATCCCGGCGGCGGACCATGGGTGGACTGCCGGTGTGGTGTACCACGCGCAGGCCGCGGCCAAGGAAATCAACAAGGCCTTTCCCGGCATCGAGGTGATCGTGAAGACCTCGCCCTCTGCATCGGCCCAGGTCAGCGCACTGGAGGATCTTTCGGCTGGACGTAATCTGGCTGCGTTGGTGATCCTGCCATTCAGCTCGGAGGAGCTGTCCGGCCCGGTGAAGTCGGTCAAGAGCAAGGGAGCCTTTGTCACCGTTGTCGATCGTGGTCTCAACGACCCTTCGATCCAGGACCTGTACGTGGCCGGCGACAACATCGCCGTAGGGCGCAACACGGCGAAGTTCCTGGTCGACAAATTGGGTGGCAAGGGCAATCTGGTGGTGTTGCGCGGCATCCCGACCGTGATCGACGAAGAACGCATCAAAGGATTCCAGGACACCATCAAGGGCACCGAGTTGAAGGTGCTGGATATTCAGTATGCCAACTGGAACAGTGACCAGGCATTCAAGCTGATGCAGGACTACCTGGCCAAGTACCCGAAGATCGACGCTGTCTGGGCCAACGACGACGACATGCTTCTTGGTGTGCTGGAAGCCATCAAACAGTCCGGGCGCAAGGAAATCAAGTACGCCCTGGGCGGCAATGGCATGAAGGAGATTATCAAGAAGGTAATGGACGGTGACGCCGTGACGCCTGTCGAGACGCCATATCCACCTTCGATGATCAAGACGGCGATCTATCTGACAGTGGCAAACCTGGCAGCCCAGGCGCCCGTGCGCGGTGCAGTCAAGCTGGATGCGCCGCTCATCACCAAGCAAAACGCCAAGGAATATTACTTTCCGGACTCGCCGTTCTGA
- a CDS encoding DJ-1/PfpI family protein codes for MPGKKILMLTGEFTEEYEIFVFQQAMEAVGHTVHVVCPDKKAGDLIKTSLHDFEGDQTYTEKMGHYFTINKTFSEAQEQLDQYHAVYAAGGRGPEYIRTDKRIQAMVRHFHDQKKPIFTICHGVQILIAVDGVVRGKKVAALGACEPEVTLAGGTYIDLSPTDAYVDGTMVSAKGWTALAAFIRECLKVLGTEIRHS; via the coding sequence ATGCCCGGAAAAAAAATCCTGATGCTCACTGGCGAATTCACTGAGGAATACGAAATCTTCGTATTTCAGCAGGCGATGGAGGCCGTGGGCCACACCGTCCACGTGGTCTGCCCTGACAAGAAAGCCGGCGACTTGATCAAGACGTCGCTGCACGACTTCGAGGGAGATCAGACCTACACCGAGAAAATGGGTCATTACTTCACCATCAACAAGACGTTCTCGGAGGCCCAGGAACAACTCGACCAGTACCACGCCGTGTATGCGGCCGGTGGTCGCGGTCCGGAGTACATCCGCACCGACAAGCGCATTCAGGCCATGGTGCGGCACTTTCATGACCAGAAAAAGCCGATCTTCACCATCTGCCACGGCGTGCAGATTCTGATCGCGGTCGACGGGGTCGTGCGCGGCAAGAAGGTCGCGGCTTTGGGCGCCTGTGAACCTGAGGTGACCCTGGCTGGCGGCACCTACATCGATCTGTCGCCGACGGACGCTTACGTCGATGGAACCATGGTGTCGGCGAAGGGCTGGACCGCGCTAGCGGCCTTTATTCGCGAGTGCTTGAAGGTGTTGGGCACAGAGATTCGTCACTCCTGA
- a CDS encoding Tex family protein, whose product MQKIIRQLAAEIKVGEHQIKAAIDLLDGGATVPFIARYRKEATDGLDDIQLRELEARLTYLRELEDRRAAVLKSIDEQGKLTPELRAAIEFAPTKQELEDLYLPFKQKRRTKGQIAREFGIEPLADLLLADPTRNPTTEALAFLKPATLLDDGKPGPDFSTVPAVLDGVRDILSERWAEDAVLVQRLREWLWSEGLFKSTLMSGKDEHNVDVSKFRDYFAYDEPIGRVPSHRALAVFRGRTLEMLDAKLVLPVEPEPGKPSIAEGKIALHLGWSHSARPADDLLRKCVAWTWRVKLSLSTERDLFTRLREDAEKIAIKVFADNLRDLLLAAPAGPRVVMGLDPGIRTGVKVAVVDATGKLVETATVFPHEPRKDWEGSLHTLGKLCAKHGVNLIAIGNGTASRETDKLAADLIKLLAKMAAQVGAPEVAIDKVVVSEAGASVYSASELASQEMPDVDVSLRGAASIARRLQDPLAELVKIDPKAIGVGQYQHDVNQSELARTLHAVVEDCVNSVGVDLNTASVPLLSRVSGLSGSVAKAVVKWREANGAFATRKQLLEVTGFGPKAFEQSAGFLRVRGGSNPLDITGVHPETYPLVEQIMVKTGLAVGELMGRADMLKTLKPELFANEKFGVITVKDILGELEKPGRDPRPDFKVARFNDGVEDIKDLVEGMILEGTVSNVAQFGAFIDIGVHQDGLVHVSQLANKFVEDAREIVKTGDIVRVKVMEVDPVRKRIALSMRLDAAPARRDGPRDNRFEGAGRGQQQGSRKDNAPQPASQMASAFAKLQGLRK is encoded by the coding sequence ATGCAAAAAATCATTCGCCAGCTCGCCGCCGAAATCAAGGTCGGTGAACACCAGATAAAGGCCGCGATCGACCTGCTCGATGGCGGAGCGACCGTGCCATTCATCGCGCGCTATCGCAAAGAAGCCACGGACGGTCTCGACGACATCCAGCTGCGCGAACTGGAAGCGCGCTTGACTTACCTCAGGGAGCTGGAAGACCGGCGCGCCGCGGTGCTCAAAAGCATCGACGAGCAAGGCAAGCTGACGCCTGAACTGCGCGCTGCCATAGAGTTCGCGCCGACCAAGCAAGAGCTGGAAGACCTGTACCTGCCGTTCAAGCAGAAGCGCCGCACCAAGGGGCAGATCGCGCGCGAATTCGGCATCGAGCCGCTGGCCGACTTGCTGCTTGCCGACCCCACGCGGAACCCGACGACCGAGGCGCTGGCCTTTTTGAAGCCGGCGACGCTGCTCGACGACGGCAAGCCAGGGCCGGATTTTTCCACCGTGCCGGCGGTGCTCGACGGTGTGCGCGACATCCTGTCGGAGCGTTGGGCAGAAGACGCGGTGCTGGTGCAGCGCCTGCGCGAGTGGCTCTGGAGCGAAGGCCTGTTCAAGTCGACGCTGATGTCGGGCAAGGACGAGCACAACGTCGATGTGTCCAAGTTTCGCGATTACTTCGCCTACGACGAGCCGATCGGCCGGGTGCCGTCGCACCGCGCGCTGGCGGTGTTCCGCGGCCGCACGCTGGAGATGCTCGATGCCAAGTTGGTGTTGCCGGTCGAGCCGGAGCCGGGCAAGCCGTCGATCGCCGAAGGGAAAATCGCGCTGCACCTGGGCTGGAGCCACAGTGCGCGGCCGGCCGACGACTTGCTGCGCAAGTGCGTAGCCTGGACATGGCGCGTCAAGCTGTCGCTCTCCACCGAGCGCGACCTGTTCACCCGCCTGCGCGAAGACGCCGAAAAGATCGCGATCAAAGTCTTCGCCGACAACCTGCGCGACCTGTTGCTGGCCGCGCCGGCCGGCCCGCGCGTGGTGATGGGCCTCGACCCAGGCATTCGCACGGGGGTGAAGGTCGCGGTGGTCGACGCCACCGGCAAGCTGGTCGAAACCGCGACCGTGTTTCCGCACGAACCGCGCAAGGATTGGGAAGGCTCGCTCCACACGCTCGGCAAGCTGTGTGCCAAGCACGGCGTGAATCTGATCGCGATCGGCAACGGCACCGCCAGCCGCGAAACCGACAAGCTGGCCGCCGACCTCATCAAGCTGCTTGCCAAGATGGCCGCACAGGTCGGTGCGCCAGAAGTCGCGATCGACAAGGTGGTGGTCAGCGAGGCGGGGGCTTCGGTGTATTCCGCGAGTGAACTCGCGTCGCAGGAGATGCCCGACGTCGACGTCAGCCTGCGCGGCGCCGCGAGCATCGCGCGACGGCTTCAGGATCCGTTGGCCGAGCTGGTCAAGATCGACCCGAAGGCCATCGGCGTCGGCCAGTACCAGCACGACGTGAACCAGAGCGAACTCGCGCGCACCCTGCATGCGGTCGTCGAGGATTGCGTGAACTCTGTCGGTGTGGACCTCAACACCGCCAGCGTACCGCTGCTGTCGCGTGTGTCCGGCCTGTCGGGCAGCGTCGCCAAGGCGGTGGTGAAGTGGCGTGAGGCCAACGGCGCTTTCGCGACCCGCAAGCAGCTGCTCGAGGTGACCGGCTTCGGCCCCAAGGCTTTCGAGCAGAGTGCCGGCTTCCTGCGCGTGCGCGGCGGCAGCAACCCGCTGGACATCACCGGCGTGCACCCGGAAACCTATCCACTGGTCGAGCAGATCATGGTGAAGACCGGCTTGGCCGTAGGCGAGCTGATGGGCCGTGCCGACATGCTGAAGACGCTCAAGCCAGAACTCTTCGCCAATGAGAAGTTCGGCGTCATCACCGTCAAGGACATCCTGGGCGAACTTGAAAAGCCCGGCCGCGACCCGCGCCCTGACTTCAAGGTGGCGCGGTTCAACGACGGCGTCGAAGACATCAAGGACCTGGTCGAAGGAATGATCCTCGAAGGCACGGTGAGCAACGTCGCACAGTTCGGTGCCTTCATCGACATCGGCGTGCACCAGGATGGGCTGGTGCATGTGAGCCAGCTGGCGAACAAGTTCGTGGAAGACGCGCGTGAGATCGTCAAGACCGGCGACATCGTGCGGGTCAAGGTGATGGAGGTCGACCCGGTGCGCAAGCGCATCGCGCTGTCGATGCGGCTGGATGCGGCGCCGGCGCGGCGGGATGGGCCGCGCGACAACCGGTTCGAAGGAGCGGGTCGCGGCCAGCAACAGGGCTCGCGAAAAGACAATGCGCCTCAACCGGCCAGTCAGATGGCGAGCGCATTTGCAAAGCTGCAAGGGCTGCGAAAATAA
- the yjjJ gene encoding type II toxin-antitoxin system HipA family toxin YjjJ — MPSPSVASPEQLRAVLARGPASANDLSAALRISVPTVHRLLNRLADAVVSAGKARRARYALVRPLRGSSAPLPVYAVDEAGQVHAATRLVPLRPEGSWMDLAGTPWPVPDEARDGWWAGLPYPLQQMRPQGYMGRQFAQIEHRALAVAPNPLEWSDDDVLFVMSQRGTDLSGNLIVGEAACEQWLVAKAAAIDPLPESGIAGHYLDLAGHALAAGVAGSSAAGEFPKFTARRTLAGSATPHVLVKFSGVEHSAAVRRWSDLLVCEHLASLHAAAMPGVVCAASRVLVHGGRTFLEVERFDRQGAFGRSPLCALDVLNAELIGESTMEWPRLMARLAALDLVTPEDEARVQHLWWFGRLIGNTDMHTGNLSFRPEQGRFALAPLYDMLPMRYAPLAGGEVPARELSPVLPLPPQREVWLVACAAAIAFWRAAAADRRIGNAFRAICAGNVDELMRLRDRL, encoded by the coding sequence ATGCCGAGTCCCTCGGTGGCGAGCCCGGAACAATTGCGTGCCGTTTTGGCGCGAGGGCCGGCCAGCGCCAATGATCTTTCGGCGGCCCTGCGGATCAGCGTGCCGACGGTGCACCGGCTGCTGAACCGGCTGGCCGACGCGGTCGTCAGTGCCGGCAAGGCCCGCCGCGCACGCTACGCCTTGGTTCGCCCGCTGCGCGGGAGCAGTGCGCCGTTACCGGTGTATGCCGTGGACGAGGCAGGGCAGGTGCATGCCGCAACCCGACTCGTGCCGCTGCGTCCCGAGGGCAGCTGGATGGATCTGGCCGGTACGCCGTGGCCGGTGCCGGACGAAGCGCGCGATGGTTGGTGGGCTGGCCTGCCATATCCGCTGCAACAAATGCGTCCGCAAGGCTACATGGGCCGACAGTTCGCGCAGATCGAACACAGGGCGCTGGCCGTCGCGCCCAACCCGCTGGAGTGGAGCGACGACGACGTGCTCTTTGTGATGAGCCAGCGCGGCACCGACCTGAGCGGCAACCTGATCGTCGGCGAAGCGGCCTGCGAACAATGGCTCGTTGCCAAGGCGGCCGCCATCGATCCATTGCCGGAATCCGGCATCGCCGGGCACTACCTTGATTTGGCCGGGCACGCACTGGCTGCGGGCGTCGCAGGCTCCAGCGCCGCTGGCGAGTTCCCCAAGTTCACCGCACGACGCACATTGGCCGGCAGCGCCACGCCGCACGTGCTGGTCAAGTTCTCGGGCGTCGAACACTCGGCGGCGGTGCGTCGCTGGTCCGACTTGCTGGTGTGCGAACACTTGGCGTCGCTGCACGCCGCCGCCATGCCGGGCGTGGTCTGCGCGGCGAGCCGCGTGCTCGTCCACGGTGGCCGCACGTTTCTGGAAGTGGAGCGCTTCGACAGGCAAGGCGCGTTCGGTCGCAGCCCGCTGTGCGCGCTCGATGTGCTCAACGCCGAGTTGATCGGCGAAAGCACCATGGAGTGGCCGCGACTCATGGCGCGACTCGCGGCGCTCGATCTGGTCACGCCGGAAGACGAAGCGCGCGTGCAGCATCTGTGGTGGTTCGGCCGGCTCATCGGCAACACCGACATGCACACCGGGAATTTGAGCTTTCGGCCGGAACAGGGCCGGTTCGCCTTGGCGCCGCTCTACGACATGTTGCCCATGCGCTATGCGCCGCTCGCGGGTGGCGAAGTGCCCGCGCGTGAGCTGTCGCCGGTGCTGCCGCTGCCACCTCAACGCGAGGTGTGGCTCGTCGCTTGCGCGGCCGCCATCGCGTTCTGGCGCGCAGCGGCTGCCGACCGCCGCATCGGCAACGCCTTCCGTGCCATATGCGCCGGCAATGTCGATGAACTGATGCGGTTGCGCGACCGCCTTTGA
- a CDS encoding patatin-like phospholipase family protein: MKALRIYAGPVARAHIERHGLKPKDVRTIPGAAGGPKGLILGPIDRFLFGDWLPRSTQTVNLVGASIGAWRLATACLDDPVKAFGRFEHDYVQQRFDVPPGQKRLTARQVSQRFSENLKTFFGGRIGEVLKHPRYKLHVVTSRGRHILGREGRARTPIGYLAAFATNSIHRKSLGAWLERCVFSTAGAALPFGTNDFKTRRLDLSDANFKLVIQASCSIPFLLEAVHDIPGAPPGAYWDGGITDYHLHLDYQPTDEGLVLYPHFQRAVVPGWLDKSLKWRHKPTGFLDRMVVLAPDADWVRSLPNGKLPDRNDFVRFADDPAARIAAWGRATREAQRLADELAERLQHDDIGEVLPL; this comes from the coding sequence ATGAAAGCACTGCGCATCTACGCCGGCCCCGTGGCCCGGGCCCATATCGAACGCCATGGCCTGAAGCCGAAAGACGTTCGAACGATTCCCGGTGCGGCTGGGGGCCCCAAGGGCTTGATCCTCGGGCCGATCGACCGCTTCCTGTTCGGCGATTGGCTGCCACGGTCAACGCAAACGGTGAACCTGGTCGGCGCGTCGATCGGCGCGTGGCGGCTTGCGACGGCCTGCCTCGACGATCCGGTCAAGGCTTTCGGGCGCTTCGAGCACGACTACGTGCAACAGCGCTTCGACGTGCCGCCAGGACAAAAGCGCCTGACGGCACGCCAGGTCAGCCAGCGCTTTTCCGAGAACCTGAAGACCTTTTTCGGCGGGCGCATCGGTGAGGTGCTGAAGCACCCGCGCTACAAGCTGCATGTCGTCACTTCGCGCGGCCGGCACATCCTCGGGCGCGAGGGCAGGGCACGCACGCCTATCGGCTACCTCGCCGCATTTGCCACCAACAGCATCCACCGCAAGAGCCTGGGCGCATGGCTGGAGCGCTGCGTGTTTTCAACGGCGGGGGCCGCGCTGCCCTTCGGCACCAACGACTTCAAGACGCGCCGGCTCGACCTGAGCGATGCCAACTTCAAGCTGGTGATCCAGGCGTCGTGCTCGATCCCGTTCTTGCTGGAGGCGGTGCACGACATTCCGGGTGCGCCACCGGGCGCGTACTGGGACGGCGGCATCACCGACTACCACCTGCACCTCGACTACCAGCCGACCGACGAAGGCCTGGTTTTGTATCCGCACTTTCAGCGCGCGGTGGTGCCGGGCTGGCTCGACAAGAGCCTGAAGTGGCGCCACAAGCCGACCGGCTTTCTGGACCGCATGGTCGTGCTGGCGCCCGATGCCGACTGGGTGAGGAGCCTGCCCAACGGCAAGCTGCCCGACCGCAACGACTTCGTGCGCTTCGCCGATGACCCTGCCGCGCGCATCGCCGCTTGGGGACGGGCGACGCGCGAGGCGCAGCGGCTGGCCGACGAGCTCGCCGAGCGATTGCAGCACGACGACATCGGGGAAGTGCTACCGCTTTAG
- a CDS encoding iron-containing alcohol dehydrogenase, whose amino-acid sequence MSLIQYLTTIQFEFGAVKLLSSECARIGINRPLIVTDAGVRAAGVLQKALDALGDLDVAVFDQTPSNPTEAAVRAAVEMYRTHRCDGLIAVGGGSAIDCAKGVAIAATHEGPLKTYATIEGGSPKITDAVVPLIAVPTTSGTGSEVARGAIVIVDDHRKLGFHSWFLMPKAAICDPELTLGLPPRLTAATGMDAIAHCMETFMSAAFNPPADGIGLDGLERAWLHIERATKDGSDREARLNLMSASMQGAMAFQKGLGCVHSLSHSLGGVDPRLHHGTLNALFLPAVIHFNAAAESVQKDRRLERMAQAMHLETASDLGDAIRDMSARLGLPKGLAEVGVNPEQFEKIIDGAMADHCHLTNPRRATRDDYREMLEASM is encoded by the coding sequence ATGTCTCTCATCCAGTACCTCACCACGATCCAGTTCGAATTCGGCGCCGTCAAGCTGTTGAGCAGCGAGTGCGCACGCATCGGCATCAACCGCCCGTTGATCGTGACCGACGCGGGCGTGCGTGCAGCCGGCGTGCTGCAAAAGGCGCTCGATGCGCTGGGCGATCTCGATGTCGCGGTGTTCGACCAGACACCCTCCAACCCCACCGAAGCTGCGGTGCGTGCAGCCGTCGAGATGTACCGAACACACCGTTGCGATGGCCTCATCGCCGTCGGCGGCGGCTCGGCCATCGACTGCGCCAAAGGTGTTGCCATCGCGGCCACGCACGAAGGCCCGCTCAAGACCTACGCGACCATCGAAGGCGGCTCGCCCAAGATCACCGATGCGGTGGTGCCGCTGATCGCCGTGCCGACCACCAGCGGCACCGGTAGCGAAGTGGCGCGCGGCGCCATCGTCATCGTCGACGACCATCGAAAGCTCGGCTTCCACAGCTGGTTCCTGATGCCCAAGGCGGCCATTTGCGACCCGGAGCTCACGCTCGGCCTGCCGCCACGCCTGACTGCCGCGACCGGCATGGACGCCATTGCGCACTGCATGGAAACCTTCATGTCGGCCGCCTTCAATCCGCCCGCCGACGGCATCGGGCTCGACGGCCTGGAGCGCGCCTGGCTGCACATCGAGCGCGCCACCAAAGACGGCAGCGACCGCGAAGCGCGGCTCAATTTGATGAGCGCGTCGATGCAGGGCGCAATGGCGTTTCAGAAGGGTCTGGGTTGCGTGCACTCGCTCAGCCACAGCCTGGGCGGCGTCGATCCCCGCCTGCACCACGGCACGCTCAACGCACTCTTCCTGCCAGCGGTCATCCACTTCAACGCGGCGGCCGAATCGGTCCAGAAAGACCGGCGTCTGGAGCGTATGGCGCAAGCCATGCATCTCGAAACGGCCAGCGATCTGGGGGATGCGATTCGCGACATGAGCGCGCGCCTCGGCTTGCCCAAGGGGCTGGCCGAGGTCGGCGTGAACCCTGAACAGTTCGAGAAGATCATCGACGGCGCAATGGCGGATCACTGCCATCTGACCAACCCTCGCCGCGCCACGCGCGACGACTACCGCGAGATGCTCGAAGCCTCGATGTGA
- a CDS encoding alpha/beta hydrolase, protein MRLTPKMAGVVERMARAGHPPLDQVSAEEAKAAYEKGSGVLEVPKPELARIEDFVIAARDGFDLPARLYAPIAVLSKKRLPVLLYFHGGGFTVGSIATHDTLCRVLSSKSGCAVVSVDYRLAPEYKFPAASDDAWDAFEFIAKHGSKLGLDAARMAVGGDSAGGTLAAVCAILARDAGLPLALQLLIYPGMTAHQDTPSHRKFADGPLLTESLISYFFGQYVRTPVDRDDWRFAPLNADDVDGVAPAWIGLAECDPLVDEGVAYADKLRAAGVAVDLEIYRGVIHEFIKMGRAIPEALQAQDDAAKALRQALDP, encoded by the coding sequence ATGAGGCTCACGCCGAAGATGGCGGGCGTGGTCGAACGCATGGCGCGGGCCGGGCATCCCCCGCTCGATCAGGTGTCCGCGGAAGAAGCGAAGGCGGCCTATGAAAAAGGCTCTGGCGTGCTCGAAGTGCCCAAGCCTGAGCTGGCACGCATAGAGGATTTCGTGATTGCCGCACGCGATGGATTCGACTTGCCAGCGCGGCTGTATGCGCCAATTGCTGTGCTGTCGAAAAAGAGGCTGCCGGTGCTCCTCTACTTTCATGGCGGTGGCTTCACCGTCGGCAGCATTGCGACGCACGACACGCTCTGCCGCGTGTTGAGCAGCAAGAGCGGTTGTGCGGTGGTGTCGGTCGACTACCGGCTCGCACCCGAATACAAGTTCCCCGCCGCATCGGACGATGCCTGGGACGCCTTCGAGTTCATCGCAAAGCACGGTTCCAAGCTCGGCCTCGACGCAGCCCGCATGGCGGTCGGTGGCGACAGCGCTGGTGGCACGCTGGCCGCCGTCTGCGCCATCCTGGCACGCGACGCGGGCCTGCCGCTCGCGCTGCAACTGTTGATCTATCCGGGCATGACGGCGCACCAGGACACGCCGTCGCATCGCAAGTTCGCCGACGGGCCGCTGCTGACCGAATCGCTCATCAGTTACTTCTTCGGCCAGTACGTGCGCACGCCGGTCGATCGCGACGACTGGCGCTTCGCACCGCTCAATGCCGACGATGTCGATGGGGTGGCACCGGCGTGGATCGGCCTTGCCGAATGCGATCCACTGGTCGACGAAGGCGTGGCGTATGCCGACAAATTGCGCGCCGCCGGCGTTGCCGTCGACCTGGAAATCTATCGCGGCGTGATCCATGAGTTCATCAAGATGGGCCGCGCCATTCCCGAGGCGTTGCAAGCGCAGGACGATGCCGCAAAAGCACTCAGGCAAGCACTCGACCCATGA
- a CDS encoding YbgC/FadM family acyl-CoA thioesterase — MTKTPTEIMTEIKNPMNEKRADFRFFHRLRVRWAEVDMQKIVFNAHYLMYFDTAIADYWRALALPYEEAMPMLGGDLYVRKATIEFAASARMDDVLDVAMKCARVGTSSIVFHGALFRGDELLVTCELVYVFADPATQTSKPVPPVLRQLFTDYEAGGAVHAMQTGDWSTLREAASALRRVVFIEEQKITEEDEWDDHDESSLHAVSRNRLGQVIATGRLLPAAEGVGRIGRMAVHRTLRGGGHGAAVMKTLEDAARARGDRALTLYAQRSAEVFYRQLGYAVSGAPFDEAGIAHIEMRRVL, encoded by the coding sequence ATGACCAAAACGCCGACCGAAATCATGACCGAAATCAAGAACCCGATGAACGAAAAGCGCGCCGACTTCCGCTTCTTTCACCGCCTCCGCGTGCGCTGGGCCGAAGTCGACATGCAGAAGATCGTCTTCAACGCGCACTACCTGATGTACTTCGACACGGCCATCGCCGACTACTGGCGCGCGCTGGCGCTGCCTTACGAAGAGGCGATGCCGATGCTCGGCGGCGACCTCTATGTGCGCAAGGCAACGATCGAATTCGCCGCGTCGGCGCGCATGGACGACGTGCTCGATGTCGCCATGAAGTGCGCGCGCGTCGGCACCTCGTCGATCGTGTTTCATGGCGCGCTATTCCGCGGCGATGAATTGCTGGTGACCTGCGAGCTGGTGTACGTCTTTGCGGACCCGGCGACGCAAACATCGAAGCCGGTGCCTCCGGTATTGCGCCAGCTCTTTACCGACTACGAGGCCGGTGGCGCGGTGCATGCCATGCAGACCGGCGACTGGTCGACGCTGCGCGAAGCTGCCAGCGCGTTGCGTCGCGTCGTCTTTATCGAGGAACAGAAGATCACAGAGGAAGACGAGTGGGACGACCATGACGAAAGCTCGTTGCACGCGGTGTCGCGCAACCGGCTCGGCCAGGTGATCGCGACCGGACGATTGCTCCCGGCGGCAGAGGGCGTCGGACGCATCGGTCGCATGGCGGTGCATCGCACGCTGCGCGGCGGCGGGCACGGCGCCGCGGTCATGAAGACACTAGAAGACGCTGCCCGAGCGCGGGGTGATCGTGCGCTGACGCTGTACGCGCAACGCAGTGCGGAGGTCTTCTATCGGCAGCTCGGCTATGCGGTGTCGGGTGCGCCGTTCGACGAGGCGGGCATCGCGCACATCGAGATGCGTCGCGTGCTCTGA